The window AGGTCGCCGAGCATCGCGAAGGAGGCGGTCACGCCGCCCGTGGTCGGGTGCGTGAGGATCGAGATGAAGGGAATGCGCTTCTCGCGCAGCCGGCCGAGCAGGGCGCTGGTCTTGGCCATCTGCATCAGCGAGAGGATCGACTCCTGCATGCGCGCGCCGCCCGACTGGGAGACGATGATGAGGGGCCGGCCGCTGGCGAGGCTGTCGCCAATGGCGCGGGCGATCTTCTCGCCCACCACCGAGCCCATCGAGCCGCCCATGAAGCGGAAGTCCATCACGGCGACGGTGACCGCATGCCCGCCTACGCTGCCCACGCCCGTGACGACGGCGTCGTCGAGGCCGCTCCTGGCCTGGGCCTCCTTCAGCTTGTCGGCGTAGGCCTCCCCGCCCACCTTGAACTCGAGTGGGTCGAGGCTGGTCAGGCCGACGTGCGTCTCGCGGAAGCTCCCCTCATCGAGCATGAACCCGAGGTAGACCTCCGCCCCCACCCGGAAGTGGTTCTGGCAGTGGCTGCACACCCACAGGCTCTTCTCGAGTTCTTGACGGAAGAGGATCTCCCCGCAACTGGGGCACTTCATCCAGAGGCCGTCGGGGATCTCCTTGCGCGCGAGACGGGGCTGGTTCTTGAGACCCTTCTTGTCGCGCTGCAACCAGGACATGGGCGATACCTCAAGTGGTTTCGGTATAGCTCATCCTTGAGAAGCGACCGGAGTATAGGGAAGCGGCCCGTCCGGGAGCAAGCGGCAAATCCCGGTCGGCGGGGAGCCCATGCAAGTGCCATGCTCAGGCCGGGTTCCCGGCCGGATGCCGAAAGCCGAGGCAGCGCGCCAAGTCCTTGCTTTACAAGGTCCTAACAAGATCCCCGCCCTCCCCGGCCCGCCCCCGGGGGCGGGAGCGCCGCCGAGAGCGCGGCGAGCAGGCGGCCAAAGCCCGCAGCGGCCGCCCGGCCGACCGCCACCACCTCCTCGTGCGAGAGGGGCGGCGCCTCGGCCCCCTCGGGCGGGATCGCGTTCGTGATGCAGGAGAGCGCCACGGCCGGCAGGCCCCAGTCGGCCAGGAGCATCGCCTCGGGGAAGGTCGACATGCTCGCCGCCTGGGCGCCGAGCAGCCGCGCCAGGCGCAGCTCGGCGCGCGTCTCGTAGGCCGGTCCGGGCGCGCAGTTCAGCACGCCGCGGTGCAGCCGAAGCCCTGCCCCGTCCGCGCAGGCGGCCAGGGTTTCCGCGAGGGCCGCATCGAAGAGCGGGCGTCGCGGCGGCCGGCGCGGCGCGCCCGCCAGCGACTGCCCGCGCAGCGGGTCATCGAACTGGAGGCTGAGGATGTCCTCGATCAGCATGAAGTCGCCCGGCGCGAAGGCCGGATCGAGGCCGCCGGCGGCATTCGTGATCAGCAGGCCGCGCAGGCCACAGGCCGCCATCGCCGCCGCGGGCAGGAGCACGCGCGAGTCGCCCAGGCCCTCGTAGCGGTGCAGGCGGCCCGAGAGGAAGAGGAGCGGCGCGCCCGGCCCCTCGGCCAGCCGCAGCTCGCCCGCATGCCCGGCCACGGAGGCGCTGGGCAGGCCGAGGGCGGCGAAGTCCCGCCGCCAGCGCAGCGGAAAACCCTCGGCGGCCGGCCCCAGCCCGCTGCCGAGGATCACCCCCAGCGTGCCGGGCGGCAGATGGAGCGCCGACCAGGTGGGCGCGAGTTCGGCGAGCGCCGCAGCGAGCGCTGGCGGCAGCCCGGACGGCCAGCGAAACTCAAGGGGCATCGGGCGACTCCCGCAGGTGACAGAGCATGATCACGGCGTCCTCACCGTTGTCGGTGTAGTAGCCCCGGCGCAGGAAGAGGCGCTCGAAGCCGCGCGATTCGTAGAGGCGAATGGCCCGCGCGTTGGAGGCCCGCACTTCCAGGCTCACGACGGCGAAGCCGGCCCGCCCCGCCTCGCGGAGCAGCCAGTCCAGCAGGTAGCCCCCCAGGCCCTTTCCCTGCAGCGGCGGGTCGACGGCGAGGTTGAGCAGGTGCATCTCGTCGACGACGATCCAGTTGAAGAGGAAGGCGCGCACGGCGCCGTCCACGCGCACGACGAGGTTCCAGGCGTGCCGCCGAGGCTGGGCCTCCTCGCGCAGCAGGCCTTCGCTCCAGGGCGCGGGGAAGCAGGCCTGCTCGAGGGCCATCACGGCCAGCAGGTGCTCGGGCCGGAAGGGCTCGGCCTCCAGCTCGAGGCCGCGGAAGCGAGCCTTGAAGCCGGCCGGCAGCGCGGGGGCGGGCTCCCTCACGGCGCGCCCTCCGGGTCGGGGGCGCTGCGGCGCGCGCCCGATCCGGGCAGGGTCACCGAGGGCGCGAGCAGGTAGCGCGGCAGCAGGCGGTCGAGGGCGGGGCCGCCGACCAGTTCCGTCGCCTCGCGGGCCAGCCGCGCGAGAGCCACGAGCTGGGCTGCGGCCTCCGGCTCGGGCGCGGCGCCCGGGCCTTCGCCGACATGCTGCAGGGCGGCCGCCGCCGGCCCCGCGAGGGCGGCGGTCGCCAGCGCCTCGGCCAGTTCGCCGAGGGTCGCCAGGCGTTCCTCGCTCGGCTGCCAGGCGCCGGCCGCGAAGCGGGCGATCCAGAGCTCGTCGGCGCGGGCGCGGCGGCTGACGAGCGCGGGCGCGGCGAGCCCGGGATCGGCGGCCAGGCGCGGCAGGGCGAGGCTCGGCAGGGGCGCGAGCGGGATGTCGCGGCCGAAGACGAGCCCCTTCGCCGCGGCGAGACCCACGCGCAGCCCCGTGAAGCTGCCCGGCCCCAGCGTGACGGCCACGCGCCTGAGGCCTGCCCAGTCGCCGCCCGCCTCCGCGCGCAGGCCGGCCAGGCCCTCGCCGAGGAAAGCGAGCTGCTCGCGCGGCTCGCCGCCCAGGCGCGTGAGCAGGCGGCCGTCCGGCAGCTCGAGGCTGAGGAGCCCGTGGCGGGCGCTGACGTCGATGGCGAGGATCATGCAATGCTCGTCCCGGTTGGCGGCTCGTGGACACTCTAGCGCATCCGCCGGCGCGGGCGATCCCCCTTTTCCGCCGCGCGGCCGCGCCTAGGGCCCGGCGCCCACCGCGAGGACGAGATCGCCCGCCCGCCCGCGCTCGACGAGCAGGCCCGGCGCCACGGAGTCGAGCCGGGCCGCGCCGGCCGCCGTCGTCAGCAGCGCGCGGCCCGCCGCGCAGAGCAGCGAGTCCGTGAGCGCGTGCGGGTCCGCGATCGGGTCGGCCAGCCAGCGCCCCGCGTGGAAGAGCACCGCGTTGCGCGGGTCCCAGGTGCCCAGGCCGTAGTTGAGCAGGGGCTCGCCCGCCGGCGTCGCGGCCGCGATCGCGGGCGCCAGCGCGACCACCTCCGCGCTCTGCGGCGCGAGGCCCACGGCGCCGCGCGGCGCGAAGTGCGTGAAGTTGATCGCGAGCGCCACGGCCAGCGCCAGCGCTGCGAGCCCGGCGTTCAGGCGTCCGAGCCAGCCGCGCGGCGCGAGCCAGCGCGCGAGCGCCCAGGCCGCGAGCAGCGCGAGCGCCGGATAGACGTTCAGCACGTAGCGCAGGAACTGGTTGCGCGTGAGGCTCATCAGCGCGAGCGGCAGCAGCGCCCAGACGAGGAGCAAGGCCCCCGCCGCCGAGCGCTCGCGCCGCCAGGCGCGCCAGGCGAGCGCGCCGCCCCCGATCGCAAAGGGCAGCCAGGGCCAGAAGTTGCCGCCGAGCAGCTTCAGGTAGCCGAAGACGAACCAGGGCCCGCGCTCTCCCGGGTCATGCGCCGCGCGGCCGAGGATCAACCAGCCGAAGTGCTCCTGCCAGAAGTCGGCGCCGCCGTGGGCCGCATTCCGCCAGACCCAGAGGCCGAAGAACGCGAGGCCCCCCGATGCGGCGAGCCAGAAGCCACCCGCCGGCCGCCGGCGCGCGGCGAGCAACCAGAGCAAGGCGACAGGCAGCAGCAAGCCGCCGATGGCGCTCTTCGTGAGCAGCGCGCCGCCGAGGGCAAGGCCGAAGGCCGCGAGCCAGAGCGCGCGGCGCCGCGGCGCGGCGACCTGCTCGGCCTGCCAGAGCGCGGCCAGCCCCGCCGTGAAGAAGAAGACGAGGGTCTGGTCGAGCATGCCGCGGCGCGCGTAGTCCATGAAGAAGCCGGGCAGGACGAGGATGAGCCCCGCCGTCAGCCCCGGGTCCGCGAGCGCGCGCGCCGCGCCGTGCCCGGAGGCTGCGGCGCCGCCCGCGCCCGCGAGCAGGCGCCGGCCGAGCGCCGCCGTGAGCAGCACCGTGCCCGTCGCGGCCAGCCCCGTCGCCAGCACGGCCGTGAAGCGCGAGACGCCGAAGAGGCGATAGAGCAGCGCGGTGACCCAAAAGTGCAGGGGCGGGTTGTCGTAGCGCGGCGCGCCGCCGTGGGTGCTCACCCAGCTGCCGCCGGCCGCGAGCTGCTCGACGGCCTTCTGCGCATAGTAGGCGTCGTCGAAGCTGCGCAGGCCGCCGCGGGTCTGGCGGCCGAGGAAACCGGCGAGAGCGAGCAGCGCGAGCGCGAGAAGGGCGGCTTCCCGCGCGCCGATCCGCGGGGGGCGGCTCACGCCGCGCGCCACGGCGCCAGGGCGGCGAGGCGGACCGCCGGCCAGCCGCTGAGCGCGAGCCGCCGCTCGCGCTCGCCCGTGATCGCGAGCGCGATGCGCAGCGCGCCGGCGGGCAAGAAAGCAGCGAGGCGCTCGGCCCACTCCACCATACACACACCGTTTCCTAGCCGCTCATCGAAGAACCCCGCCTCGAGCAGCTCCTCGGCGCCGCCGGTCAGGCGGTAGGCGTCGAAGTGGAAGAGCGGCAGCCGTCCGCCCGCGTACTCGTTCAGCAGCACGAAGCTCGGGCTGTCCACCTCGCCCGCCGGCACGCCGAGGGCCGCGCAGTAGGCGGCGACGAAGAGCGTCTTGCCCGCGCCGAGCGGGCCGTCGAGGGCCAGGCAGTCGCCGGGGCGCGCGCCCGCGGCCAGCGCGGCGGCGATGGCCGCCGTCTGGTCCGGCGAGGCCGCGCGCAGGCTCAGGACTTCGGCTCCAGGATCGCGCAGGGGACGATCACCTCCTCCAGCGAGAGGCCGCCGTGCTGGAAGCTGCCCAGGTAGCGCTGCTCGTATTCGTGGAAGTTGGTCGGATAGACGAAGTAGAAGTTCTCCCGCGCGACGACGTAGCTCTTCGTGCGGCTCTCGGCGGGCAGGCGCCACGCTTCCGGCTTGGTGATGCGGATCGCCTGCTTCTCGTCGCAGCCGAGGTTATCGCCGTACTTGTAGCGGATGCCCGAGCTGGTGTCGCGATTGCCGTGCACCAGGCTCGAGCGCCGGCAGAGCACCGAGCCGTGGTCGCTGGTCACCACCACCGCCGCGCCCTGGCGCGAGAGCACCTTGAGGATGTCGTAGAGCGCCGAGTGGCGGAACCAGGAGCCCATCAGCGTGCGGAAAGCCGCCTCGTCAGGCGCGATCTCCTGGAGGATCTCCGACTGCGAGCGACCATGAGCGAGGATGTCCAGGAAGTTGAAGACCAGGGCGACGACCGGGATGCTCTGGAAGCTGCCGATCTGCCGGTACAGTTCGTTCGCCTCGTTGATCTTGGAGATCTTCGCGTACTTGAGGCCCCGTCCCTCGAGCCCGAGTCGCTTGAGCTGCGCGGCGAGCAGGTCCTTCTCGTAGCGATTCAGGCTCAGCTCCTCGCGCGGGTCCTCGTTCCAGAAGCGCGGGTGGCGGCGCTGGATGTCGTCCGGGAAGAGCCCGGCGAAGATGGCGTTGCGCGCGTAGGGCGTCGCCGTGGGCAGGATCGCGAAGTAGTCCTCGCGCTGGATCGTGTAGAGATCGCGCAGCATCTCCTCGACGACGAGCCACTGGTCCAGGCGCATGCAGTCGATGACGATGAAGACGACCTGCCGGCCGTCGGCGATGAAGGGCGCGACGAGGCGGCCGAAGAGATCCGGGCTGAGGAGCGGGCGCTCGCGCTCGGACTGGCGAACCCAGGTCGGGTAGCGCTGCTCGAACCAGCGGCCGAAGGCGAGGTTGAGGTCGCGACGCAGGTCCTGGTGCGTCTGCTCGAGCCCCGTGCCCGGGTAGCGGTCCAGGCGCAAGTCCCAGTCGGTGAGGAAGCGGTTCACCTCCAGCCAGCGCTGCCAGCTCGCTTGGTCCATGTTCTCGCCGCTGATGCGACCGTACTCGCCGATGTAGTCCTGCGTGAGCTGCCCCTCCTGGATGCGGCGGCCCTCGAAGATGCGCTTGATCGCCGAGAAGATCTGCACCGGGTTGACCGGCTTGACGAGGAAGTCCTGCACCTGCTGGCCGAGGGCCTGGTTCATCAGGCCCTCCTCCTCGCTCTTGGTGATCATGATCACGGGGATGTCGCTGCGGATGCGGCGCAGCTCGAGGAGGGTCTCGAGGCCGTTCTTGCCGGGCATCATCTCGTCGAGGAGGACGAGGTCGTAGGACTCCTGCTCGATGAGGGCGAGCGCGTCGTCGCCGTTGGGCACTCCGGTGACGAGATAGCCCTTCTCCTGCAGGAAGATGATGTGCGGCCTCAGGAGATCGATCTGGTCGTCGGCCCAGAGGATCCGCTGGCGCGGCGGCTGATTCACGGCGCTCCTTTCGCGCGGGACGGCCGGTGCCGGCCTAGATCGGCAGGCGCACGACGAAACATGAACCGTGGCCGGGGTGGCTGTCCAGGAGCTGCAGCCGCCCGCCGTGGTACTCCTCCACCACCCGCCGGCTCAGCGTCAGGCCCAACCCCCAGCCGCCCTTCTTGGACGAGTAGCCCGGCCGGAAGATGCGCCGGCGCACGGAGGGGCTCATGCCGCGTCCGTTGTCGCGCACGTGCAGGTCCACGGTGCGCTCGGTGCCGTTGTAGCTGAGCGATAACGTGATCAAGCCCTGCTCCTTGTCGAGCGCGTCCAGCGCGTTCTTGATCAGGTTCTCGACCACCCACTCGAGCAGCTCGCCGTGGAAGCGCACCAGCGGCACCTCATCGTATTGCTCGCGGATCTCGACGTGCACCTTGTGCTGGGGCAAACGCCGCCGGAAGTAGACCACCGTGCGCTCGACGACCGGCCGCAGGTCGCCGCGCTTGAGGGTCGGCGTGCCGCCGATGTTGTTGAAGCGGGCCGAGACCTTCTGCAGGCGGTCGACATCGCTCGCCATCTCGCGGAAGGCGTCGGCGAAGGCGGCCTGCGTGGCCGGCGGCAGCGAGGCCGTCTCCAGGCGCGACTCGCCGAGCTGGATCCAGCCGAGCAGGCTGGTCAGCGGCGTGCCCATCTGGTGGGCCGTCTCCTTGGCGAGGCCGACCCAGATCGACTCCTGCTCGAAGCGCTTCATCACGAAGAAGCCGAGCACGCCGATCAACGAGAAGACGAGCAGCATGGCGAGCTGGATGGCGATCGCCTTGCCGAGATCGCGGGCGAGGTCGCTCTGGCCGTAGCAGATGCGGCCCTGCACGCGTGCCGGCGAGCCGGGAGAGTAGAAGACGACCGAGGTGCCGCGCGTCTTGAACTCGGCCGCCATGCTCATCAGCGCGGCGACGTGCACGTCCGGCGGCTGCGCCGGGTCGAAGCTGACCAGCTTCTCGAAGCCGTACTCCTTGTAGCTCGGGAAGCCCGTCACCTTCCACCAGCTCGGTCGCCCCTCGTTGTCGACGATGATGATCGGGAAGGGCGCCGTCGTGGAGATCTCGTCCATCAATGTACTGATGCGCTGCTTGTTGCGCAGGATCTCTTCGGTCTCCAGGTAGAGGCCGAGCAGGCGGCTGATCACCTCGGTCGAGAAGTTCGACTCGCGGCGCGCCCGCTCGTTGAGGTGGCGCACGTAGAGCACCGCCACCAGCAGCACCGCCAGGCTGGCGATGAAGACGTACAGCTGCAGCAGGAAGCGAATGCGCTCGCTCGAGAGCGCGAAGCGGCGAGGCAGCGCACACCTCCTGGTGCCGGGCGTCAGGCGCCGAGCCTGGAGCCTAACGGCTGAGGAACTCCTGACCGCCCAGGTAGGGCGCGAGCGCGGCCGGAAGCCGCACCTTGCCCGTGGGCGTCTGTCCGTTCTCGAGCAGGGCGGCGACCAGGCGCGCCAGGGCGACGCCGCTGCCGTTCAGCGTATGCACGAAGGCCGGCTTCTCGCCCGCCGCCGGCCGGAAGCGGATGCCGGCGCGGCGGGCCTGGAAGTCCTCGAAGTTGCTCACCGACGAGACTTCGAGCCAGCGGCCGACGCCGGCGGCCCAGATCTCGATGTCATAGCACTTGGCCGCGGCGAAGGAGAGGTCGCCCGCAGCGAGGCAGATCACGCGATGGGGCACGCCGAGCGCCTGCAGCACGCGCTCGGCCTGGGCGAGCAGGCTCTCCAGCTCGTCGTAGCTCGTCTCCGGCCGCACGAACTTGACCAGCTCCACCTTGTCGAACTGGTGGACGCGCAGGAGCCCGCGCGTGTCCTTGCCGTGGGCGCCCGCCTCGCGGCGGAAGCAGGGCGTGTAGGCGACGAAGTAGCGCGGCAGCGCCTCCGGCTCGAGGATCTCGTCGCGGTAGATGTTCGTGACCGGCACCTCGGCCGTGGGCAGCAGCCAGAGGTCGTCCAGCTCGGCGTGGTACATCTGGTCGGCGCTCTTGGGGAGCTGACCGGTCCCGGTCGCGCTGCCCGAGTTGACGAGCAGGGGCGGCGCCAGCTCCGTGTAGCCGGCCGCGCGGTGCAGGTCGAGCATGAAGTTCACCAGCGCGCGCTGCAAGCGGGCGCCGTCGCCGACGAAGAGCGGGAAGCCGCTGCCCGCCACCTTGGCGCCGCGCGCGAGGTCGAGCAGGCCGAGCGTCTCGGCGATCTCCCAGTGCGGCAGGCGCTCCCAGCCCTCGGCAGGCGGCGGCTCGCCCCAGCTCCGCACGAGGACCGCATCCTCCTCGCCGCCAGGGGACACCGAGGCGTGCGGAATGTTCGGCAGGCGGAGCTGCTCCTCGGCGAGGGCGGCCTCCAGCTCGGCGCTCTTCGCGTCCAGCTCCTTGATGCGCTGGGAGAGGGTGCGCGTCTCGGCGATGGCGGTCGCCGCATCCTGCCCCGCCTGCTTCATGCGGTTGATGTCCTCGCTCGCCTGGTTGCGCCGCGCCTTCAACTCCTCGACCTCGCGCAGGAGCGCGAGCTGCTCGCTGTCCAGGCGGAGCCAGAGATCGAGATCGCCGCTCTCGCGCTTGGCGGCGAGGGCGGCGCGCACTGCGTCCGGGTGCTGCCTGATGAACTTGCGATCGAGCATGGCTGTCCTCCCCCACGCGCTCGGCGGGGCAGTCTAGCACCGGGCGGGCGGAGCGCCAAGGGACTTGCGGGGGCTCAGACGGGCAGCAGCGCGTGCAGCTCCTCGTCGCCGAGGGCGAGCAGCAGCTCGGCCAGCTTCAGGCCCAGGTCCTCGGCCTTGGCGGCCGGCCCCTGGATGGCGTCGCGGATGAAGACCGTGCCGTCGGGGTTGCCGAGGAAACCCTCGACGATCATCGAGTGCGAGTCGAGGGCGGCCCGCACGCCGATCGCCAGCTCCGGGTCGCCGCCCAGGCGGTCGAGGAAGGCGCGCTCGGCCATCGTCTCGAGGCGGCTCGTGCGATCCTCGACGGAGCGCAGCAGCTCCTCGATCTCGGGGTCCTCGCGGCGAGTGATGAAGCCCAGGCAGCCGGCGCCGGGCGCGGGCAGCAGCACGCTCTCGCCGATGATCTCGCTCGCGCGCTCCTGGCTGCCGACCAGCTCCAGGCTCTCGGCGCTGATGACGATCCCGTCCAGGGACTTGCTCGCGAGCTGCTGGATGCGCGTCTCGGCATTGCCGCTCAAGCGCACCAGCTCGACGCCGTTCCCGCGCAGGTGGATGAGGAGCTGCGCGCGCTGACGCAGGTGCGAGTAGCCGAGGCGGGCGCCGGCGGGCAGCTCGTCGATGAGCTGGTAGCGATCGGAGACGAAGGCGTCGAAGGGGGTCAGGCGTTCGGTGACGCCGACCAGGCGGATCGGCGCCGGCAGGCGCACCGGAATCTCCTTGAGCAGGTGGACGACGACGTCCACCTTGCCCTTGGCCAGCGGGCCCTCCAGCGCGCGGATGTGCGCCTCGGGGTCGCCGGACTTGGCCGCCGGCCCGGGCTCGAAGGCCTCCAGCTCGATGTGCAAACCGTCGTGGGCGCTGGCGAGCTGGGTGCGGATGCGCTCGGCGGCGAGGCGCGAGACGCGGCTGTTGTTGATGCCGATGCGCAGATGGTCCATGGGGCGATCCTAGCGGGCGGGCGCGACCGGGTCAAGTAGAGCCGGATTCCTTGCCGCCCCCGCGCCGGGCAGCCCCTAGCGCGCGGCCAACCAGTCGGAAGTAACGGCGACGATGCGCTCGGCGGCGTGGCCGTCCCAGAGCGGGGGCACTTGGTAGGCGCGGCGCGTGTCGTGAAGCGCCGCGCGAGTCGCCGCCCGGATGCGCGCCGGGTCGGTGCCGACGAGCACGTTCGTGCCCAGCGTGCAGGTCACCGGCCGCTCGGTGTTCTCGCGCAGGGTGAGGCAGGGCACGCCGAGCACCGTGGTCTCCTCCTGGATGCCGCCGCTGTCGGTGAGCACGAGGCGCGTGTCCTTCATCAGGCGCAGGAAATCGAGGTAGCCCTGCGGCTCGACCAGGCGCAGGCCGTAGGCGGCCGTGTCGATGCCGTGTGCCTCGAGCATCTTCGCCGTGCGGGGATGCACGGGCCAGAGGAGCGGCATCGCCTCG of the bacterium genome contains:
- a CDS encoding acetyl-CoA carboxylase carboxyl transferase subunit beta; this encodes MSWLQRDKKGLKNQPRLARKEIPDGLWMKCPSCGEILFRQELEKSLWVCSHCQNHFRVGAEVYLGFMLDEGSFRETHVGLTSLDPLEFKVGGEAYADKLKEAQARSGLDDAVVTGVGSVGGHAVTVAVMDFRFMGGSMGSVVGEKIARAIGDSLASGRPLIIVSQSGGARMQESILSLMQMAKTSALLGRLREKRIPFISILTHPTTGGVTASFAMLGDL
- a CDS encoding purine-nucleoside phosphorylase, whose amino-acid sequence is MPLEFRWPSGLPPALAAALAELAPTWSALHLPPGTLGVILGSGLGPAAEGFPLRWRRDFAALGLPSASVAGHAGELRLAEGPGAPLLFLSGRLHRYEGLGDSRVLLPAAAMAACGLRGLLITNAAGGLDPAFAPGDFMLIEDILSLQFDDPLRGQSLAGAPRRPPRRPLFDAALAETLAACADGAGLRLHRGVLNCAPGPAYETRAELRLARLLGAQAASMSTFPEAMLLADWGLPAVALSCITNAIPPEGAEAPPLSHEEVVAVGRAAAAGFGRLLAALSAALPPPGAGRGGRGSC
- the rimI gene encoding ribosomal-protein-alanine N-acetyltransferase, whose translation is MREPAPALPAGFKARFRGLELEAEPFRPEHLLAVMALEQACFPAPWSEGLLREEAQPRRHAWNLVVRVDGAVRAFLFNWIVVDEMHLLNLAVDPPLQGKGLGGYLLDWLLREAGRAGFAVVSLEVRASNARAIRLYESRGFERLFLRRGYYTDNGEDAVIMLCHLRESPDAP
- the tsaB gene encoding tRNA (adenosine(37)-N6)-threonylcarbamoyltransferase complex dimerization subunit type 1 TsaB, translated to MILAIDVSARHGLLSLELPDGRLLTRLGGEPREQLAFLGEGLAGLRAEAGGDWAGLRRVAVTLGPGSFTGLRVGLAAAKGLVFGRDIPLAPLPSLALPRLAADPGLAAPALVSRRARADELWIARFAAGAWQPSEERLATLGELAEALATAALAGPAAAALQHVGEGPGAAPEPEAAAQLVALARLAREATELVGGPALDRLLPRYLLAPSVTLPGSGARRSAPDPEGAP
- a CDS encoding phospholipid carrier-dependent glycosyltransferase, whose amino-acid sequence is MGRAPRCFLARRRAAHRARDHGRARAAARAQRLAGGPPRRPGAVARGVSRPPRIGAREAALLALALLALAGFLGRQTRGGLRSFDDAYYAQKAVEQLAAGGSWVSTHGGAPRYDNPPLHFWVTALLYRLFGVSRFTAVLATGLAATGTVLLTAALGRRLLAGAGGAAASGHGAARALADPGLTAGLILVLPGFFMDYARRGMLDQTLVFFFTAGLAALWQAEQVAAPRRRALWLAAFGLALGGALLTKSAIGGLLLPVALLWLLAARRRPAGGFWLAASGGLAFFGLWVWRNAAHGGADFWQEHFGWLILGRAAHDPGERGPWFVFGYLKLLGGNFWPWLPFAIGGGALAWRAWRRERSAAGALLLVWALLPLALMSLTRNQFLRYVLNVYPALALLAAWALARWLAPRGWLGRLNAGLAALALAVALAINFTHFAPRGAVGLAPQSAEVVALAPAIAAATPAGEPLLNYGLGTWDPRNAVLFHAGRWLADPIADPHALTDSLLCAAGRALLTTAAGAARLDSVAPGLLVERGRAGDLVLAVGAGP
- the tsaE gene encoding tRNA (adenosine(37)-N6)-threonylcarbamoyltransferase complex ATPase subunit type 1 TsaE produces the protein MSLRAASPDQTAAIAAALAAGARPGDCLALDGPLGAGKTLFVAAYCAALGVPAGEVDSPSFVLLNEYAGGRLPLFHFDAYRLTGGAEELLEAGFFDERLGNGVCMVEWAERLAAFLPAGALRIALAITGERERRLALSGWPAVRLAALAPWRAA
- a CDS encoding bifunctional response regulator/alkaline phosphatase family protein is translated as MNQPPRQRILWADDQIDLLRPHIIFLQEKGYLVTGVPNGDDALALIEQESYDLVLLDEMMPGKNGLETLLELRRIRSDIPVIMITKSEEEGLMNQALGQQVQDFLVKPVNPVQIFSAIKRIFEGRRIQEGQLTQDYIGEYGRISGENMDQASWQRWLEVNRFLTDWDLRLDRYPGTGLEQTHQDLRRDLNLAFGRWFEQRYPTWVRQSERERPLLSPDLFGRLVAPFIADGRQVVFIVIDCMRLDQWLVVEEMLRDLYTIQREDYFAILPTATPYARNAIFAGLFPDDIQRRHPRFWNEDPREELSLNRYEKDLLAAQLKRLGLEGRGLKYAKISKINEANELYRQIGSFQSIPVVALVFNFLDILAHGRSQSEILQEIAPDEAAFRTLMGSWFRHSALYDILKVLSRQGAAVVVTSDHGSVLCRRSSLVHGNRDTSSGIRYKYGDNLGCDEKQAIRITKPEAWRLPAESRTKSYVVARENFYFVYPTNFHEYEQRYLGSFQHGGLSLEEVIVPCAILEPKS
- a CDS encoding HAMP domain-containing histidine kinase encodes the protein MLLVAVLYVRHLNERARRESNFSTEVISRLLGLYLETEEILRNKQRISTLMDEISTTAPFPIIIVDNEGRPSWWKVTGFPSYKEYGFEKLVSFDPAQPPDVHVAALMSMAAEFKTRGTSVVFYSPGSPARVQGRICYGQSDLARDLGKAIAIQLAMLLVFSLIGVLGFFVMKRFEQESIWVGLAKETAHQMGTPLTSLLGWIQLGESRLETASLPPATQAAFADAFREMASDVDRLQKVSARFNNIGGTPTLKRGDLRPVVERTVVYFRRRLPQHKVHVEIREQYDEVPLVRFHGELLEWVVENLIKNALDALDKEQGLITLSLSYNGTERTVDLHVRDNGRGMSPSVRRRIFRPGYSSKKGGWGLGLTLSRRVVEEYHGGRLQLLDSHPGHGSCFVVRLPI
- the serS gene encoding serine--tRNA ligase; its protein translation is MLDRKFIRQHPDAVRAALAAKRESGDLDLWLRLDSEQLALLREVEELKARRNQASEDINRMKQAGQDAATAIAETRTLSQRIKELDAKSAELEAALAEEQLRLPNIPHASVSPGGEEDAVLVRSWGEPPPAEGWERLPHWEIAETLGLLDLARGAKVAGSGFPLFVGDGARLQRALVNFMLDLHRAAGYTELAPPLLVNSGSATGTGQLPKSADQMYHAELDDLWLLPTAEVPVTNIYRDEILEPEALPRYFVAYTPCFRREAGAHGKDTRGLLRVHQFDKVELVKFVRPETSYDELESLLAQAERVLQALGVPHRVICLAAGDLSFAAAKCYDIEIWAAGVGRWLEVSSVSNFEDFQARRAGIRFRPAAGEKPAFVHTLNGSGVALARLVAALLENGQTPTGKVRLPAALAPYLGGQEFLSR
- the hemC gene encoding hydroxymethylbilane synthase, whose product is MDHLRIGINNSRVSRLAAERIRTQLASAHDGLHIELEAFEPGPAAKSGDPEAHIRALEGPLAKGKVDVVVHLLKEIPVRLPAPIRLVGVTERLTPFDAFVSDRYQLIDELPAGARLGYSHLRQRAQLLIHLRGNGVELVRLSGNAETRIQQLASKSLDGIVISAESLELVGSQERASEIIGESVLLPAPGAGCLGFITRREDPEIEELLRSVEDRTSRLETMAERAFLDRLGGDPELAIGVRAALDSHSMIVEGFLGNPDGTVFIRDAIQGPAAKAEDLGLKLAELLLALGDEELHALLPV